A single genomic interval of Geotrypetes seraphini chromosome 1, aGeoSer1.1, whole genome shotgun sequence harbors:
- the MED28 gene encoding mediator of RNA polymerase II transcription subunit 28, with product MAASLSGMYSNQSSVPTAGHLTTPPGLKTPNGTLVDELEASFEACFASLVSQDYVNGTDQEEIRTGVDQCIQKFLDVARQTECFFLQKRLQLSVQKPEQVIKEDVSELRNELQRKEALIQKHLSKLRNWQQVLEDISVQHKKSTEIPQGPLAYLEQASANIPAAMKST from the exons ATGGCGGCTTCTTTGAGTGGCATGTATTCGAATCAGTCTTCGGTTCCGACAGCCGGGCATCTCACTACACCTCCGGGGCTTAAAACCCCCAATGGCACGTTAGTGGACGAGTTAGAAGCATCATTCGAG GCTTGCTTTGCTTCACTTGTAAGCCAAGACTATGTGAATGGAACTGATCAAGAAGAAATTCGAACTG GAGTAGATCAGTGTATTCAGAAATTCCTGGATGTCGCAAGACAAACTGAATGTTTTTTCCTACAGAAAAGACTACAGTTATCAGTTCAAAAACCAGAGCAAGTTATTAAAGAG GATGTTTCAGAGCTAAGAAATGAATTGCAAAGGAAAGAAGCTCTTATTCAGAAACATTTAAGTAAACTGAGAAACTGGCAACAGGTCCTTGAAGACATCAGTGTGCAGCACAAAAAATCCACAGAAATACCTCAAGGACCACTGGCCTACCTTGAACAGGCTTCTGCAAATATTCCTGCTGCTATGAAATCAACATGA